A region from the Mycoplasmopsis phocirhinis genome encodes:
- a CDS encoding P68 family surface lipoprotein, with translation MKGIMKKNKLLLSGSLVALAAPISLVACNKETNFDTKRQKLKFSVTFSRDRAQWNAVDGVIKVYNQEVEKKRKALQEEINQLKSSNADKNTINQKQAELDTYMEVELIQDGSGYGSGHQNILSALKNNDTVKLPNLTVNYGATIAEIVNYGRQVDLSDQKYGDLKIERNTFEDRFTANNDKIDGAKAGGFYSVPFLKSTHAFGINGPIYKYVLKTLKDNGYTISEDLVSDFKVGGSDWNADIEVIKTVPYFGPAKSKEKIEAIFTEAKYPGKKIDKSHFEEFTKFIKFITDAIQIFESSSSTNSTVSLLGIDDPARIFGTVLYSKVNGNDEEMAIRVTTSATGAVTVGFESLSDTESVAYKNNDEIYKLITNAVKSGALRIFGGGSYSSSEQTQHKIGANFGSTAGYVHNFIKTETLRTTIKLLTTKDSKPVTISSTDFGLAKLVEDKDNNENKPALNYGSFTNKFFKSNEEVKEQYYWKSVDTASDSIYDVLNTTAASTDKDTTYIIKVKDTEKDLLAYLDRTYTGTDKLLTKLGTVDQYERSKKSGTYVLYKSNNPITTDSSTSEYQITLPTAPTTLQEEELVVKYPPRKYNENSLISTSFLQGPNLYVIDNGEKQNKATLRFLKWTFNNQAQFNFDPRRKETALSFISKTASYVIPYKGFANDTELQKSSEFKNNKYLSLSFDLFKDVNARWYEEPTSKFANQFRDSINSAYKTEAESIRESGKTPAAFDKFVAAINKTVKNFK, from the coding sequence ATGAAAGGAATTATGAAAAAAAATAAATTATTATTATCAGGGTCACTTGTGGCATTGGCTGCTCCGATTTCACTTGTCGCTTGTAATAAAGAAACTAATTTTGACACAAAACGCCAAAAACTAAAATTTAGCGTTACATTTTCACGTGATCGTGCACAATGAAATGCTGTTGATGGAGTTATAAAAGTTTATAATCAAGAAGTTGAAAAAAAACGTAAAGCACTTCAAGAAGAAATTAATCAATTAAAATCTTCAAACGCAGACAAAAATACAATCAACCAAAAACAAGCTGAATTAGACACATATATGGAGGTTGAACTAATTCAAGATGGTTCAGGTTATGGTAGCGGTCACCAAAATATTTTGAGTGCTCTAAAAAATAACGATACAGTTAAATTACCTAATTTAACCGTTAATTACGGAGCAACAATTGCCGAAATTGTAAATTATGGACGTCAAGTAGATCTTTCTGATCAAAAATATGGTGATTTAAAAATCGAAAGAAATACATTTGAAGATAGATTTACAGCAAATAACGATAAAATTGACGGTGCCAAAGCCGGTGGGTTTTACTCTGTTCCTTTCCTAAAATCTACACATGCTTTTGGTATCAACGGACCAATTTATAAATATGTTTTAAAAACACTTAAAGACAATGGTTATACTATATCTGAAGATTTAGTTAGCGACTTTAAAGTTGGTGGTAGTGATTGAAATGCTGATATAGAAGTTATTAAAACTGTGCCTTATTTTGGTCCTGCTAAATCTAAAGAAAAAATTGAAGCAATATTTACCGAAGCTAAATATCCAGGTAAAAAAATAGATAAATCACATTTTGAAGAATTTACCAAATTTATTAAATTTATTACTGACGCAATTCAAATTTTTGAATCATCATCTTCAACTAATTCAACTGTTTCGTTATTAGGTATTGATGATCCGGCCAGAATTTTTGGTACAGTGTTATACTCAAAAGTAAATGGCAACGATGAAGAAATGGCTATAAGAGTAACTACTAGTGCTACAGGAGCTGTTACTGTTGGTTTTGAATCGCTTTCAGATACAGAATCGGTTGCATACAAAAATAACGATGAAATTTATAAATTAATCACAAACGCTGTTAAAAGCGGTGCACTTAGAATTTTTGGTGGCGGTTCATACTCTTCTTCAGAACAAACTCAACATAAAATTGGTGCCAACTTTGGTTCAACAGCCGGTTACGTACACAATTTTATTAAAACTGAGACTTTAAGAACTACAATTAAATTACTTACTACTAAGGATTCTAAACCTGTAACTATATCTTCTACTGATTTTGGTTTAGCTAAATTAGTAGAAGATAAAGATAATAATGAAAATAAACCAGCTTTAAATTATGGTAGTTTTACTAATAAATTTTTCAAATCAAACGAAGAAGTAAAAGAACAATATTACTGAAAATCAGTTGACACAGCAAGTGATTCAATTTATGATGTTTTAAATACCACAGCCGCTTCAACAGATAAAGATACAACATATATTATTAAAGTTAAAGATACCGAAAAAGATTTATTGGCTTATTTAGATAGAACATATACAGGAACTGATAAACTTTTAACTAAATTAGGAACAGTAGATCAATATGAAAGATCTAAAAAATCTGGTACTTATGTGTTATATAAATCTAACAATCCTATAACAACAGATTCATCTACAAGTGAATATCAAATTACTCTTCCTACAGCTCCTACAACTTTACAAGAAGAGGAATTAGTTGTTAAATATCCACCTAGAAAATATAATGAAAATTCATTAATTTCTACTTCATTTTTACAAGGCCCAAATTTATATGTAATAGATAATGGCGAAAAACAAAATAAAGCAACTTTAAGATTTTTAAAATGAACATTTAATAATCAAGCGCAATTTAATTTTGACCCTAGACGAAAAGAAACAGCATTAAGTTTTATTTCAAAAACCGCTTCTTACGTAATTCCTTATAAAGGTTTTGCTAATGACACTGAACTTCAAAAATCAAGTGAATTTAAAAATAATAAATATTTATCATTATCATTTGACTTATTTAAAGATGTAAATGCTAGATGATATGAAGAACCAACAAGTAAATTTGCAAACCAATTTAGAGATTCAATTAATTCGGCATATAAAACCGAAGCTGAATCAATTCGTGAATCTGGTAAAACACCAGCAGCTTTTGATAAATTTGTTGCCGCAATTAATAAAACAGTTAAAAATTTTAAATAA